The Desulfovibrio psychrotolerans genome includes the window CGGCAGCACCACCGCCATCCCCGTGTGCATCTGCTATCTGAACACGGCAGACGCCATAGCGGCCTTCTGCCGGCAACTGCACATGTCCCGCGTCCAGCTGCACGGCCCGGTCAGCCCGGATGAGCTGGAACGCCTGCGCCACATGGCTCCCCACCTGTTCATCATCAAAAGCCTTGTCCTCCACCCGGACGGCGGCAACCTGCCGGAACTGGAACGCACCCTCGCCCAGGCCGCCCCCCATGTGGACGCCTTCATCACCGATACCCGCAATCCCGCCACAGGCGCAGACGGCGCAACGGGCATGGTGCACAACTGGCAAGCCTCGGCCCGTCTGGTCCGCCTTTCCCCGCGCCCCGTCATTCTGGCGGGCGGCCTCACGCCGGACAATGTGGCACAGGCCATCCGCACTGTCCGCCCCGCAGGAGTAGACGCGCATACCGGCGTGGAAGGCCCGGACGGCAGAAAGGCCCCCCGGCTTGTGCAACGATTCGTTTCTCAAGCAAAAAAGGCTTTTACAGAAATTCACGCATCAACATTGTGAAAATGCACGGGAAAGACTTGTGCCCCATGCCGTTTTACAGTACATCTACCCCATCGGGCTTGAGAATTTTTTAACAAGTTGACAGCCTACCCAGGAGTTGGAGACATGGACTTCATCGTATTTTTTGTGGGTATCGCCGCCGTTCTCGGTGCGCTGTACTACATCAAAAAGACCAGCTAGCTTCGCGGGCCCCTTTTTCCCCCGGCGGCAGCCCGGCATATTGCCATCCCGGCATATTGTCATGGTCGCACCGCTGCGGAAATTCGGGCAGACCGGCATTTCCGGTCTCAAGGACATGTGCTCGGGCAAGCCATGTCCTTTTTCTTTTCCCGCCAACTGTCTGCAAGCCGACAGACCCCGCCCCCCGCTCCGCGCTATCCTGCCTCCATATCACGCCCCGCAGCGGGCCACACCGCAGCTTCTGGATACTTCCATGCCCGAACAATCCTGCACCCCGTATACACCAGCGCCATCCTCACAGCCGGAGATACCCAACATATCGGGAAATTCCGAAACCTCCGGCATATCCGAAATACCCGGCATACCCGGCACTCCGTCCGCCCTGCCGCAACGCCCCCACCTGTCTCCTTCCGCCATACGAATGGCGGTTCAGGGGGCTTTCACGCTGTTCTGCCTCTACGCGGGCTACCGTTTCCACAGCTACTTCCTGTGGATGACAGACAAAACAGACACGTTCACACCCAAGCCGCCCTCCGTGGAAGCATTCCTGCCCATCAGCGCCCTCATGGCAGCCAAACGCTTTTTCATGACCGGTCAGTGGGATACCGTCCACCCGGCGGGGCTCACCATCTTCTTTGCCATCCTGCTCACGGCCCTGCTCTTCCGCAAAGGATTCTGCGGCTATATCTGCCCGGTGGGTTTCCTCTCCGCCCTGCTGGAACGTCTCGGCCAGCGCACAGGTCTCACCCGGACCATGCCCAACCTGCCACATCCGGCTGCAGTGCTGCTCCGGGGCCCAAAATACCTGCTCTTGGCCGCATTTCTCTATTTCATCCTCATCGGCATGCCCCTGCGGGAGATCGAAGCCTTCCTCGCCTCACCCTACAATCTGGTGGCAGATGCGAAAATGCTCGCCTTCTTCACATCTCCGTCCCGCACCTCCCTTATTGTGCTGGCAGCCCTCGCCGCGTTCTCTCTGGTCCTGCGCAACGCATGGTGCCGCTTCCTGTGTCCATACGGCGCACTCCTCGGCCTGCTGGCGCTGGCAAGTCCCGTGGCCGTATCGCGCGATGCGGGCCGCTGCATTTCCTGCCGCCGCTGCACCCGCGCCTGCCCCTCCGGCATCAGCGTAGACTCACGCCGACGCATGGATACGCCGGAATGCATCGGCTGCGCCGCCTGCGCAGAAGCCTGTCCGGTCCCGGACTGCCTGTCCCTGCGCGCCTTCGGCCTGCGTCTCCCCGTCTGGTCGGTTGCACTGGGCAGCGCGGGCGTTCTGTTCGCCCTGTACCTGTGGGCGGTCAGCACCGGGCATTGGGTGTCAGATATCCCGCCCGCCATGCTCCGCAGGCTGCACATAATGCAGTTCGGCGGCTGACCGCAACAGATTGTACCTGACCACACCAGATCGCGCCTGACCCCGCCCGACTACGCCTGTCCGAGCCAGATCACGAAGGAACACGCCAGATCACGGCGGAACATGACGGAAAGGGCAACCTGCGCCATTCCGCACACAACACCACACCATTACGTGCAATTCCGCCTCTCCGCCCCTTGCCAAACACCCGCAAGGCATTACACATAGAGTCGGGCAACCCGGCACGGGTAAACCGCCCTGCGCCCGCCGGAAAGGCAAGGCGCGGAACAATCGCGAACCAACGGTCGGCCTCCCGGCGCGACCGCCCATCACAGCACCCTTTGGACCTTGCAAGGAGTAATCCGACAATGACCAGCAACCTCAAGACCGCTCTGCTTCTCGCCCTGCTTTCGGGCATCATCATCTTTCTGGGTGGTGCCATGGGCGGTAAAACCGGCCTTGTCTTTGCCTTCGGTTTCGCCCTGCTCATGAACGTGGGCAGCTACTGGTATTCAGACAAAATCGTGCTGCGCATGTACGGCGCACAGGAACTGAGCCCGGCAGACGCCCCCGCCCTGCACGCCATGGTGGATGAGCTTTCGCGCAACGCAGGCATCCCCAAACCCCGCGTGTGCATCATCAATGAAGACGCCCCCAACGCCTTCGCCACCGGGCGCAACCCGGAACACGGTGTGGTGGCCGTCACACGGGGCCTTATGACCCTGCTCACCCCGGAAGAACTTAAAGGCGTCATCGCGCACGAGATAGGCCACATAGCCAACCGCGACATTCTGGTGCAGTCCGTTGCCGGAGTACTGGCATCCGCCATTGTCATGATCGCCAACATGATGCAGTGGGCCGCCATCTTCGGTCTGGGCAGAAGCAGCGATGAAGAAGGCGGAGGCGGCGGAAACATGTTCACCGCGCTGCTCATGGCCTTTCTCGCCCCTGTTGCGGCAAGCCTCATCCAGTTCGCCATTTCCCGCTCGCGCGAATATCTCGCGGACGACACGGGTGCGCGCCTGTGCAACAACCCCATGTCTCTTGCCTCCGCGCTGGAAAAGCTGAACGCCTATTCCCAGCGCGTGCCCATGCACTCCGGCAACGAGGCCACCGCACACATGTTCATCGTTAACCCCTTTGCGGGGGCCAATATGGCCCGCCTGTTCAGCACACATCCCCCCATTGAGGAGCGGGTACAGCGCCTGCGCGGCATGGCCCGCCGGTAACGATCCGCTCCCGCAGAACCTGCATCCGTGCAGGCATTCCTCCCGGCACACACGTATGCGGCCCGGCCCGGATTCTTCCGGACCGGGCCTTTTCGTGTGGTCAGTCTGCCGCTATGCGTTCTCGTGTATCCAGCGCTCCAGCATCTGCTTCAGGTCCGCAGGGGCGGGGCCGCCATAAGGCTTGCCGTGTCTGCCCTGTGCTTTCGGGGGCATTCCTGCATTCCCGCCAGCATGGCCGGGGCCGTCACCCATGGCCTCCGGTGCAGGGGCATGCATCCCGGGCCCCTTCTGCATGGCTCCGCGTTCCGGTTCCCCCCCGGGCTGCATGCGGGCCTTGAACCGTGCGCGCACGTCGTCCACCCGGGCGCGCTGCGCATCCGTGAGCACGCTGCGAAAAGACGCCACAAACCGAACCCCCTGCAGCATCCGCTCCTCACGTTCCGCGCCTTCCTCGCGCATCAGGGCGCGCACCGTCTCCACATCGCCTTTCTCCGCCGCCTCACGCAATGCTTCCATACGCTTGAACCGCGCCTCCGCCCCCTGCTCGGCCTTATCCATGTCCGCAATGCGTGCCTTGAACAACTCCGTCATCTTCCCTTTCTGCGTGGCAGAAAGGTCCAGCCAGTCCAACGCCGCCACCAGACTGCTTTCCATCATCCCCGGCCCGCCCGCAGGCATTCCGGGTGTCATCCCGTGAACAGGTCCATTGGGGTATGCATTCCCCGCACTCACCACCAGCAATAAGATCGCTGCAAACAGTAACTTCTTCATAACAAAACTCCTTGCGTGTATCATAAATTGCATTTTGCGCACAAAAGTCGCGCCTACACACAAAGACGCATCATTCTACACATGTGTTACATAAAAAAAGCGGCTCTGCATGGGGAGAATGCAGAGCCGCAATATACTATGGCCAAAAAACACATTACCCGTGAGAGGAGAGACATATGCGCACAGCGCACACCGGGCATGTGTTCTTCGGCCTTGCAACCAAGACGCGCACAAAACCACGGCGGTTACACAAAAAACTCAGCCTGCTCTTCAGGCACCATCGCCCCTGCCGTACCCACCTCACGTGCCGCACCCACCTCACGCCCCGCACCCACCTCACGTGCCGTAGCTACTTGGCAGGCGGAGGCAGCTCAAACATCGGCGGTGGCGGTCCGTCATGCCTGTTGCGCCGCTCCTCCATGCGCCTGTCAAACTCTTCCAGCAACACCAGCTGTTCCGGCGTAAGATGCACGCGCACCCGCTCCATGGC containing:
- a CDS encoding 4Fe-4S binding protein, encoding MPEQSCTPYTPAPSSQPEIPNISGNSETSGISEIPGIPGTPSALPQRPHLSPSAIRMAVQGAFTLFCLYAGYRFHSYFLWMTDKTDTFTPKPPSVEAFLPISALMAAKRFFMTGQWDTVHPAGLTIFFAILLTALLFRKGFCGYICPVGFLSALLERLGQRTGLTRTMPNLPHPAAVLLRGPKYLLLAAFLYFILIGMPLREIEAFLASPYNLVADAKMLAFFTSPSRTSLIVLAALAAFSLVLRNAWCRFLCPYGALLGLLALASPVAVSRDAGRCISCRRCTRACPSGISVDSRRRMDTPECIGCAACAEACPVPDCLSLRAFGLRLPVWSVALGSAGVLFALYLWAVSTGHWVSDIPPAMLRRLHIMQFGG
- a CDS encoding zinc metalloprotease HtpX, with protein sequence MTSNLKTALLLALLSGIIIFLGGAMGGKTGLVFAFGFALLMNVGSYWYSDKIVLRMYGAQELSPADAPALHAMVDELSRNAGIPKPRVCIINEDAPNAFATGRNPEHGVVAVTRGLMTLLTPEELKGVIAHEIGHIANRDILVQSVAGVLASAIVMIANMMQWAAIFGLGRSSDEEGGGGGNMFTALLMAFLAPVAASLIQFAISRSREYLADDTGARLCNNPMSLASALEKLNAYSQRVPMHSGNEATAHMFIVNPFAGANMARLFSTHPPIEERVQRLRGMARR
- a CDS encoding Spy/CpxP family protein refolding chaperone is translated as MKKLLFAAILLLVVSAGNAYPNGPVHGMTPGMPAGGPGMMESSLVAALDWLDLSATQKGKMTELFKARIADMDKAEQGAEARFKRMEALREAAEKGDVETVRALMREEGAEREERMLQGVRFVASFRSVLTDAQRARVDDVRARFKARMQPGGEPERGAMQKGPGMHAPAPEAMGDGPGHAGGNAGMPPKAQGRHGKPYGGPAPADLKQMLERWIHENA